A single region of the Streptomyces sp. NBC_00236 genome encodes:
- a CDS encoding response regulator transcription factor: MRIVLAEDSVLLREGLIGLLERFGHQVVAGASTADELIAAVAEHGPDIVVTDVRMPPGFSDEGLRAAIELRTRQPDLPVLVLSQYVQRAYAEDLLDSADGAGVGYLLKERIGDVEEFVDALHRVAAGNTVVDPEVVRRLIRRRRDPLSRLTAREQEVLALMAEGRSNASIAAAMTVSEGTVSKHFGSILSKLDLSLDDTTNRRVLAVLAYLRG; the protein is encoded by the coding sequence GTGCGCATCGTACTGGCCGAGGACAGTGTGCTCCTGCGCGAAGGCCTGATCGGACTTCTGGAGCGGTTCGGCCATCAGGTGGTGGCGGGCGCCTCCACGGCGGACGAGCTGATCGCGGCCGTGGCCGAGCACGGCCCGGACATCGTGGTGACCGATGTGCGCATGCCGCCCGGCTTCTCCGACGAGGGCCTGCGCGCCGCGATCGAACTGCGCACCCGGCAGCCGGACCTGCCCGTCCTCGTACTCAGCCAGTACGTCCAGCGCGCCTACGCCGAGGACCTTCTCGACTCCGCCGACGGTGCGGGCGTCGGCTATCTGCTCAAGGAACGCATCGGCGACGTCGAGGAGTTCGTCGACGCCCTGCACCGGGTCGCGGCCGGGAACACGGTCGTGGACCCCGAGGTGGTCCGCCGGCTGATCCGTCGCCGCCGGGACCCGCTCTCCCGGCTGACCGCGCGTGAGCAGGAGGTGCTGGCCCTGATGGCGGAGGGCAGGTCCAACGCGTCGATCGCCGCGGCGATGACGGTGAGCGAGGGCACGGTCAGCAAGCACTTCGGCAGCATCCTCAGCAAGCTCGACCTCTCGCTGGACGACACCACGAACCGCCGGGTGCTGGCAGTTCTGGCGTACCTGCGGGGCTGA
- a CDS encoding alpha/beta hydrolase has product MHNRRPLRTLALALGTAGLLISGCTDGGSTTGASSPAQAASATPSAVPAALKPFYAQQLSWRDCGVTGFQCTTMKAPLDYAKPDGGEIKLAVSRKKATGPGKKIGSLLVNPGGPGGSAIGYLQGYAAIGYPAQVRARYDMVAIDPRGVARSEPVECLTGSQMDAYTQVDQTPDDAVEVAKLSSSFKKFATGCEQRSGEILPHVSTVETARDMDILRELLGDEQLHYVGASYGTFLGATYAELFPARAGRLVLDGAMDPSLPAAEMNRDQTAGFETAFQSFAADCVKKADCPLGTTSAADAATNLKKLFSDLDAKPIATGESRKLGESLATTGVIAAMYDESAWPQLREALAGAETGDGSGLLSLADSYYEREPNGTFANLMYANAAVNCLDLPPAFATSQAVTQALPSFEKASPVFGKGFAWASLNCAYWPVPATGTPHPVKAEGAAPIVVVGTTRDPATPYKWAKSLAGQLSSGTLLTYEGDGHTAYGRGSDCIDTAINTYLLEGTAPDDGKKCS; this is encoded by the coding sequence ATGCATAACAGGCGCCCGCTCCGTACCCTCGCCCTAGCGCTCGGCACCGCCGGCCTCCTCATCTCCGGCTGTACCGACGGGGGTTCGACGACGGGCGCCTCGTCGCCCGCGCAGGCGGCCTCGGCCACGCCTTCCGCCGTACCGGCGGCGCTGAAGCCGTTCTACGCCCAGCAACTGAGCTGGCGGGACTGCGGCGTCACCGGATTCCAGTGCACCACGATGAAGGCGCCGCTCGACTACGCGAAGCCGGACGGCGGCGAGATCAAGCTGGCGGTCTCCCGCAAGAAGGCCACCGGGCCCGGCAAGAAGATCGGCTCCCTCCTGGTCAACCCGGGGGGTCCCGGCGGATCGGCCATCGGCTATCTCCAGGGATACGCCGCGATCGGCTACCCCGCCCAGGTGCGCGCCCGCTACGACATGGTCGCCATCGATCCGCGCGGGGTGGCGCGCAGCGAGCCCGTCGAGTGCCTCACCGGTTCACAGATGGACGCGTACACCCAGGTCGACCAGACCCCGGACGACGCCGTCGAGGTCGCGAAGCTGAGCAGTTCGTTCAAGAAGTTCGCCACCGGCTGCGAGCAGCGCTCGGGCGAGATCCTGCCGCACGTCTCCACCGTGGAGACGGCCCGCGACATGGACATCCTGCGGGAGCTGCTCGGGGACGAGCAGCTGCACTACGTCGGCGCCTCGTACGGAACGTTCCTGGGAGCGACGTACGCCGAGCTCTTCCCCGCGCGGGCGGGCCGTCTGGTGCTCGACGGTGCGATGGATCCCTCGCTCCCGGCGGCCGAGATGAACCGGGACCAGACCGCGGGATTCGAGACCGCGTTCCAGTCCTTCGCGGCGGACTGCGTGAAGAAGGCGGACTGCCCGCTCGGCACGACGTCCGCCGCCGACGCGGCGACGAACCTGAAGAAGCTGTTCAGCGACCTCGACGCGAAGCCGATCGCCACGGGCGAGTCCCGCAAGCTCGGTGAGTCCCTCGCCACCACGGGTGTCATCGCCGCCATGTACGACGAGTCGGCCTGGCCCCAGCTCCGCGAGGCGCTCGCCGGTGCCGAGACGGGCGACGGCTCGGGGCTGCTCTCCCTGGCGGACAGTTACTACGAGCGTGAGCCGAACGGCACGTTCGCGAACCTCATGTACGCCAACGCGGCCGTGAACTGCCTCGACCTCCCACCCGCCTTCGCCACCTCCCAGGCGGTCACCCAGGCCCTGCCCAGCTTCGAGAAGGCCTCGCCGGTCTTCGGAAAGGGCTTCGCCTGGGCCTCCCTGAACTGCGCCTACTGGCCGGTCCCGGCCACTGGCACCCCGCACCCCGTCAAGGCCGAGGGCGCCGCCCCGATCGTGGTCGTCGGAACGACCCGGGACCCGGCGACCCCGTACAAGTGGGCGAAATCCCTGGCCGGCCAGCTCTCGTCGGGCACCCTCCTCACCTACGAGGGCGACGGGCACACGGCGTACGGCCGCGGCAGCGACTGCATCGACACGGCGATCAACACGTACCTGCTGGAAGGCACGGCGCCGGACGACGGCAAGAAGTGCTCCTGA
- a CDS encoding ABC transporter permease: MLSIALRSMRTRWVTFVGSFLALALGVGIVATTGLALAATFDAPRHGPERFAAAPVVVRGEDRLRVGTPIGVRTQELTSPRPVPAELVNALAELGRTVEDRTFPVSVAGARLDGDGESGRGADGEGTVGHPWPVAAAAPYRLATGRAPAAAGEVVVTAGNGSDVRTGERITVTTGSGTAARTVVGTVRPAGFETAVFFTAAESARISPAVDAVVVHADPAAVRAVVAREDRMAVLTGDDRRRADPDPDRDAEALVSVNALLGTAAGITVFVSVFVVASTFSFAVAQRRREFGLLRTAGATPGQVRRTVYAEAAVIGVLASAAGCGMGVLGAPRLASWMAGEQIAPRWFEIGDQNWPLHTAFWTGLAVALAGAVAASRRAGRVGPVEALRESAVDSGSMPLSRVLLGAAVLLTGVVLLGIALVQDPGSLLKRKTYVTQPMLLIVGCALFAPVLVRPVTRLLAWAPAQLPGATGVLARENASAGLRRTSAVAAPVIVTVALAASLMGTTATLDEARAVEARTQVTSDFVVTAAGEGAALPPEFVERARRIRGAVVSASRSTSVTVLEEGTALVTSEARAVDAADAAAVSALPVVAGSLAGLDDGSLVVNEEWMTTTVGERVGVWLADGRKVTLRVAAVLSTGTGNNGVYVTPRNAGGAAVDRLDVKVRDGEGRSAVAAQLAAAGRATGTEVATRDGWLAENHRRTGGDTRLGLLLILLIAVVYTGIALAGTQVMATSDRVRDLAVLRLAGATKAHVLRLVGAEALVVVAVGAVLGGAVAALNLLGVRTALARLDVRSAVVVPWGAIGSVVAVSALLAVVFAVLPAWLALRVRPVERAGARE, from the coding sequence GTGCTGAGTATCGCGCTGCGCTCCATGCGGACCCGCTGGGTCACCTTCGTCGGCTCCTTCCTCGCGCTGGCCCTCGGCGTGGGGATCGTCGCCACCACCGGGCTGGCCCTCGCGGCCACGTTCGACGCCCCCCGGCACGGGCCCGAGCGGTTCGCCGCGGCGCCCGTCGTGGTCCGGGGTGAGGACCGGCTGCGGGTAGGGACCCCGATCGGAGTCCGTACGCAGGAGCTGACCTCGCCCCGGCCGGTCCCGGCGGAGCTCGTCAACGCCCTCGCGGAGCTCGGCCGTACGGTCGAGGACCGCACGTTCCCCGTCTCGGTCGCCGGTGCCCGCCTCGACGGGGACGGCGAGTCAGGCCGGGGCGCAGACGGTGAGGGAACGGTCGGCCACCCGTGGCCCGTCGCGGCCGCCGCCCCGTACCGGCTGGCCACCGGACGGGCCCCGGCCGCCGCCGGAGAGGTCGTCGTCACCGCGGGGAACGGCTCCGATGTGCGTACGGGGGAGCGGATCACGGTCACCACCGGCTCGGGGACCGCCGCCCGGACCGTCGTCGGCACGGTGCGCCCCGCCGGGTTCGAGACCGCCGTGTTCTTCACCGCGGCCGAGTCGGCCAGGATCTCCCCGGCCGTCGACGCCGTGGTGGTGCACGCGGATCCGGCGGCGGTACGCGCGGTCGTGGCCCGCGAGGACCGGATGGCGGTCCTCACCGGCGACGACCGACGGCGGGCGGATCCCGACCCGGACCGGGACGCCGAGGCGCTGGTCTCCGTGAACGCGCTGCTGGGCACGGCCGCCGGCATCACCGTGTTCGTCTCCGTCTTCGTGGTCGCCTCGACGTTCTCCTTCGCGGTCGCCCAGCGCCGCCGCGAGTTCGGCCTGCTGCGCACGGCGGGCGCGACCCCCGGCCAGGTGCGGCGGACGGTGTACGCGGAAGCGGCGGTCATCGGCGTCCTGGCGTCGGCGGCGGGCTGCGGGATGGGCGTCCTCGGTGCGCCGCGGCTCGCCTCCTGGATGGCCGGTGAGCAGATCGCGCCCCGCTGGTTCGAGATCGGCGACCAGAACTGGCCGCTGCACACCGCCTTCTGGACCGGACTCGCGGTGGCGCTGGCCGGAGCGGTCGCCGCCTCGCGCCGGGCCGGAAGGGTGGGACCGGTCGAAGCGCTGCGTGAATCCGCCGTCGACAGCGGTTCGATGCCCCTGAGCCGGGTGCTGCTGGGCGCGGCCGTCCTGCTGACCGGGGTGGTTCTGCTGGGTATCGCGCTCGTCCAGGATCCCGGGAGCCTCCTGAAGCGCAAGACGTACGTCACCCAGCCGATGCTGCTGATCGTCGGCTGCGCCCTGTTCGCCCCCGTGCTGGTACGTCCCGTCACCCGCCTACTCGCCTGGGCGCCCGCCCAACTGCCGGGCGCCACCGGTGTGCTGGCCAGGGAGAACGCCTCCGCCGGGCTGCGCAGGACGTCCGCCGTCGCCGCACCCGTGATCGTCACCGTGGCGCTTGCCGCCTCGCTGATGGGCACCACGGCGACGCTCGACGAGGCGCGGGCCGTCGAGGCGCGTACCCAGGTCACCTCGGATTTCGTGGTCACGGCGGCCGGCGAGGGCGCCGCGCTCCCGCCGGAGTTCGTGGAGCGGGCCCGGCGGATTCGGGGCGCCGTCGTCAGCGCCTCGCGGTCCACCTCCGTGACCGTTCTGGAGGAGGGCACGGCACTCGTCACCTCGGAGGCGCGGGCGGTGGACGCGGCCGATGCGGCGGCGGTGTCGGCGCTCCCCGTGGTGGCGGGCAGTCTCGCGGGGCTCGACGACGGTTCCCTCGTCGTCAACGAGGAGTGGATGACCACGACGGTCGGCGAGCGCGTCGGCGTCTGGCTGGCCGACGGCCGCAAGGTCACCCTGCGGGTGGCGGCCGTGCTGAGCACCGGCACCGGGAACAACGGGGTGTATGTGACCCCGCGCAATGCCGGGGGTGCCGCAGTCGACCGTCTCGACGTCAAGGTCCGTGACGGCGAGGGGCGTTCGGCCGTCGCGGCGCAGCTGGCGGCGGCCGGGCGGGCTACGGGTACGGAGGTGGCGACGAGGGACGGGTGGCTGGCGGAGAACCACCGGCGGACCGGTGGGGACACCCGTCTCGGGCTCCTGCTGATCCTTCTCATCGCCGTGGTGTACACGGGCATCGCCCTGGCCGGCACGCAGGTGATGGCCACCTCGGACCGGGTGCGCGATCTGGCGGTGCTCCGGCTCGCCGGGGCGACGAAGGCGCACGTACTGCGGCTGGTGGGCGCGGAGGCGCTGGTCGTGGTGGCGGTGGGGGCGGTGCTCGGCGGGGCGGTGGCCGCGCTGAACCTGCTCGGCGTACGGACCGCGCTCGCACGGCTCGACGTCCGCTCGGCGGTGGTCGTCCCCTGGGGGGCCATCGGCTCGGTCGTCGCGGTGAGTGCGCTCCTGGCCGTGGTCTTCGCGGTGCTGCCCGCCTGGCTCGCGCTGCGCGTCAGGCCGGTCGAACGGGCGGGTGCGCGGGAGTAG
- a CDS encoding acyltransferase family protein, with the protein MITARAGRPAFCAAAMDPISRVFWRRRRMTSPMGGEIPGPAGERAVLTVPPAPERSAAPVPARDGRDPFFDNAKFLLLVLVVCAHFWADWINHSDAVRSAAAWVYSFHMPAFIVLSGFLSRSYTGRPDQVQRLITGVLVPYLIFETLYALVRQYVLDEGEIDVTILQPWFVCWFLVALFIWRITVPVWRAVRWPVAVAVVISMLSGLTSNGNILQFARVLQFLPFFVLGLQLRREHFAWLRSRRIRVASAVVMCLALPVSYLVAPRLNDWEWFSWRHDYTELHVSLSFWFFMRVALFVAAVVMTAAFFSLVPNRRTWFTVMGTRTMYALLLHPLLYRAAVHAGVYDRLDSPWGKIALTAVAAVVAVVLMTAVVQRIFRPLVEPRVQRLMT; encoded by the coding sequence ATGATCACCGCCCGGGCCGGACGGCCGGCATTCTGCGCCGCTGCAATGGACCCGATCAGCAGGGTGTTCTGGAGGAGACGGCGGATGACAAGCCCCATGGGCGGGGAGATACCGGGGCCGGCCGGCGAGAGAGCCGTCCTTACGGTGCCCCCCGCACCGGAACGGTCGGCTGCACCCGTGCCCGCTCGGGACGGCAGGGATCCCTTTTTCGACAATGCCAAGTTCCTGCTGCTCGTCCTCGTGGTCTGCGCGCATTTCTGGGCCGACTGGATCAACCACAGCGATGCCGTCAGGTCTGCGGCAGCCTGGGTCTACTCCTTTCACATGCCGGCCTTCATCGTGCTTTCCGGCTTCCTCTCCCGCAGTTACACGGGGCGCCCGGATCAGGTGCAGCGGCTGATCACCGGGGTCCTGGTCCCGTATCTCATCTTCGAGACCCTCTATGCGCTGGTCCGGCAGTACGTTCTCGACGAGGGCGAGATCGACGTCACGATCCTCCAGCCCTGGTTCGTGTGCTGGTTCCTCGTCGCGCTGTTCATCTGGCGGATCACGGTGCCCGTCTGGCGTGCCGTGCGGTGGCCGGTGGCCGTCGCTGTCGTGATCTCGATGCTTTCGGGCCTCACCAGCAATGGGAACATCCTGCAGTTCGCCCGGGTGCTCCAATTCCTGCCCTTCTTCGTGCTGGGCCTGCAACTGCGCCGGGAGCACTTCGCATGGCTGCGCTCCCGGCGCATCAGGGTGGCCTCGGCCGTGGTGATGTGCCTGGCTCTGCCCGTCTCCTATCTGGTCGCTCCGCGTCTGAACGACTGGGAATGGTTCAGCTGGCGGCACGACTACACCGAGCTGCACGTATCGCTTTCCTTCTGGTTCTTCATGCGGGTCGCGCTGTTCGTCGCCGCGGTCGTGATGACGGCGGCGTTCTTCTCGCTCGTCCCGAACCGCAGGACGTGGTTCACGGTCATGGGCACGCGCACCATGTACGCCCTCCTGCTGCACCCGCTGCTCTACCGTGCCGCGGTGCACGCCGGGGTGTACGACCGGCTCGATTCGCCGTGGGGCAAGATCGCGCTGACCGCCGTGGCCGCGGTTGTCGCCGTCGTGCTGATGACCGCGGTGGTGCAGCGGATCTTCCGGCCTCTTGTCGAGCCGCGTGTGCAACGGCTCATGACCTGA
- a CDS encoding phosphotransferase, with amino-acid sequence MRIGQLLGSGRDADVYELDEAWVLRRYRYGLDATPELPVMSYLSASGYPVPRLGPQPPSAGPGDLVLQRLTGPTMLESLLSGDIDATEGSALLARLLAELHTVPARLSPDPEDRILHLDLHPDNVMLTADGPVVIDWSNAEEGPPALDRAMSALILAQVAVDPDSPATDGGRELLTALMPHLIADGGIPARHLADAAARRDANPTMSPAERDLIGEAAALVTALSR; translated from the coding sequence ATGCGAATAGGCCAATTGCTGGGCAGCGGACGCGACGCCGACGTATACGAACTGGATGAGGCGTGGGTCCTGCGCCGCTACCGCTACGGGCTGGACGCTACCCCCGAACTTCCCGTCATGTCCTACCTGTCGGCCTCGGGCTACCCGGTCCCCCGCCTCGGCCCGCAGCCCCCGTCGGCCGGTCCCGGCGATCTGGTCCTGCAGCGGCTGACCGGTCCCACGATGCTGGAGTCCCTCCTGAGCGGCGACATCGACGCCACCGAGGGATCCGCCCTGCTCGCCCGGCTGCTCGCCGAACTGCACACCGTCCCGGCCCGGCTCTCGCCGGATCCCGAGGACCGGATCCTCCACCTCGACCTGCATCCGGACAACGTGATGCTGACGGCCGACGGCCCGGTGGTGATCGACTGGAGCAACGCCGAGGAGGGCCCGCCGGCCCTGGACCGGGCCATGTCGGCGCTGATCCTGGCCCAGGTGGCGGTCGATCCGGACAGTCCCGCGACGGACGGCGGACGCGAGCTGCTGACCGCCCTGATGCCGCATCTGATCGCGGACGGCGGTATCCCGGCCCGCCACCTCGCCGACGCGGCCGCCCGCCGGGACGCCAACCCGACGATGAGTCCGGCCGAACGGGACCTCATCGGCGAGGCGGCCGCCCTGGTCACCGCGCTCTCCCGCTGA
- a CDS encoding sensor histidine kinase, with the protein MPSPATPSADPLPSPGLWQALRRRRYLRGAWPWRATLYLLTSVPLGIATLTALLLLTVAGSALTVVLIGIPLLLTLVLAGIPLAALERRRLRLLDPRPLVPAHREPDGTGLSAWLRTRLQERATWRELGYALLFALVLWPLEALAVGTALVACGGLIAAPVMLAASGGEEARVLKIWLIHSYPPAFAALLAGLVLLPLFAYPLGVLAACRATLTRQLLSAPEAGLDSRLRELGRSRMRLVDAFEAERRRIERDLHDGAQQRLVALSMTLGLARLENPAEPLAGLLAKAHQEAGVALVEIRELIQGIHPQVLTDRGLRAAVEDVADRSVVPVDVDFALPDRLPQTVETAVYFAVCEALANVAKHSGAGRARVSGRAERGRLVVEVWDDGSGGADTRGGTGLQGVADRISVLDGHLLVSSPPGGPTVFRLQVPLSPADTRT; encoded by the coding sequence ATGCCCTCCCCCGCCACCCCTTCCGCCGACCCCCTGCCCTCCCCGGGCCTGTGGCAGGCCCTGCGCCGGCGCCGCTACCTGCGCGGCGCCTGGCCGTGGCGCGCCACGCTCTACCTGCTGACGAGCGTGCCGCTGGGCATCGCGACCCTCACCGCGCTCCTCCTCCTGACCGTCGCGGGCAGCGCGCTCACCGTGGTCCTGATCGGCATCCCGCTGCTCCTCACCCTCGTGCTCGCGGGCATCCCGCTGGCCGCCCTGGAACGGCGCAGGCTACGGCTGCTCGACCCGCGGCCCCTCGTCCCGGCCCACCGGGAACCGGACGGCACCGGCCTCTCCGCCTGGCTGCGCACCCGCCTCCAGGAACGGGCCACCTGGCGGGAACTGGGCTACGCGCTGCTGTTCGCCCTGGTCCTGTGGCCGTTGGAGGCGCTGGCCGTGGGCACGGCCCTCGTCGCCTGCGGCGGACTGATCGCCGCCCCCGTGATGCTGGCGGCGAGCGGCGGCGAGGAGGCCCGCGTGCTCAAGATCTGGCTGATCCACAGCTACCCGCCCGCCTTCGCGGCGCTGCTCGCCGGACTGGTCCTGCTCCCGCTGTTCGCCTATCCGCTGGGGGTCCTCGCAGCCTGCCGGGCCACACTGACCCGGCAGTTGCTCTCCGCTCCGGAAGCCGGCCTCGACTCCCGGCTGCGGGAGCTGGGCCGCTCCCGGATGCGGCTGGTCGACGCCTTCGAGGCGGAACGCCGACGGATCGAGCGCGATCTGCACGACGGCGCGCAGCAACGGCTGGTCGCCCTCTCCATGACGCTGGGTCTGGCCCGGCTGGAGAACCCGGCCGAACCGCTGGCCGGGCTGCTCGCCAAGGCCCACCAGGAGGCCGGGGTCGCGCTGGTGGAGATCAGGGAGCTCATCCAGGGCATCCACCCCCAGGTCCTCACCGACCGCGGCCTCCGGGCGGCGGTCGAGGACGTCGCGGACCGGTCGGTGGTCCCGGTGGACGTGGACTTCGCCTTGCCGGACCGGCTCCCCCAAACCGTGGAGACGGCGGTCTACTTCGCGGTCTGCGAGGCGCTGGCCAATGTCGCCAAGCACAGCGGTGCGGGGCGTGCCCGGGTGAGCGGCCGGGCGGAGCGGGGCCGACTGGTGGTGGAGGTGTGGGACGACGGATCGGGCGGCGCCGACACCCGTGGCGGCACGGGGCTCCAGGGCGTGGCCGACCGTATCTCGGTGCTCGACGGCCACCTGCTAGTGTCCAGTCCGCCCGGCGGGCCCACGGTGTTTCGGCTGCAGGTCCCCCTCTCACCTGCGGATACGAGGACGTGA
- a CDS encoding SDR family oxidoreductase: protein MTTAEQPPQPQPSASPRPLALITGVGRTIGIGAGIARQLAASGWDIAFTYWTPYDRRMTWGEEQGASAAIAASLTGQGARTAAIEADLVDPDAPSRIFDEAERRIGPVTALVLSHAESVDSGLLDTTVESFDRHFAVNARATWLLIREYGLRFRAAPGSGRIIALTSDHTVGNLPYGASKGALDRITLAASHELAHLGVTANVINPGPVDTGWMNDELSQLLVRNTPLGRLGTPQDTAHLVDFLCSQQGQWVNGQLLKSNGGSA, encoded by the coding sequence GTGACCACAGCCGAACAACCCCCGCAGCCACAGCCCTCCGCGTCGCCCCGCCCCCTCGCGCTGATCACCGGAGTCGGCCGCACGATCGGCATCGGTGCGGGTATCGCCCGCCAACTGGCCGCCTCGGGCTGGGACATCGCCTTCACCTACTGGACGCCGTACGACCGGCGCATGACCTGGGGCGAGGAGCAGGGCGCATCCGCGGCCATCGCCGCATCCCTCACCGGACAAGGCGCGCGCACGGCCGCGATCGAGGCGGACCTGGTCGACCCCGACGCCCCGTCCCGCATCTTCGACGAGGCCGAACGCCGGATCGGACCGGTCACCGCGCTCGTGCTCAGCCATGCCGAGTCGGTCGACTCCGGCCTCCTCGACACCACGGTCGAGAGCTTCGACCGGCACTTCGCCGTGAACGCCCGCGCCACCTGGCTGCTGATCCGGGAGTACGGGCTCCGCTTCCGCGCCGCCCCGGGCTCCGGCCGGATCATCGCCCTCACCAGCGACCACACGGTCGGCAACCTCCCGTACGGCGCCAGCAAGGGGGCCCTGGACCGCATCACCCTGGCCGCCTCGCACGAGCTCGCCCACCTGGGAGTGACCGCCAACGTCATCAACCCGGGCCCCGTGGACACCGGCTGGATGAACGACGAACTCTCCCAACTCCTCGTACGCAACACCCCACTGGGCCGCCTCGGCACCCCGCAGGACACCGCGCACCTGGTGGACTTCCTCTGCTCGCAGCAGGGTCAGTGGGTCAACGGCCAGCTGCTGAAGAGCAACGGCGGATCGGCGTAG
- a CDS encoding alpha-lytic protease prodomain-containing protein translates to MLRRRALAACTATVAVGALALAGLTGTASADPSPRLSPAAADQLSPGLLKAMQRDLGLTADQAAERIGNESRAAAVAAGLRRSLGTGFAGARVSGDAAELTVATTDAADTGRIAGAGARAVVVDHSLAELDSAKAALDRVALRKAPKDVPVWYVDVRTNRVVVQAGRVAAADTFLAAAGVARDLVTVTRSAEQPRTFADLRGGDAYYMNGSGRCSIGFPVKRGTQSGFVSAGHCGTPGVSTSGYNQQAQGSFQGSTFPGRDYSWVATNTNWTPRPLVNGYGNGDVTVTGSTEALEGSSVCRSGSTTGWHCGTVQQRNTSVTYQEGTVSGVTRTNVCAEPGDSGGSFISGSQAQGVTSGGSGNCSQGGTTYFQPLNPALQAYGLTLVTNGTPTDPPDPTDPPTNPGGSWAAGTSYAAGDVVTYGSASYRCLQGHQAQPGWTPPNVPALWQAL, encoded by the coding sequence ATGCTCCGCAGACGTGCACTGGCCGCGTGTACCGCCACCGTGGCCGTCGGCGCGCTCGCGCTGGCAGGGCTGACCGGCACCGCGTCCGCCGACCCCTCCCCCCGACTGTCGCCGGCCGCGGCGGACCAGCTCTCGCCCGGTCTGCTGAAGGCCATGCAGCGCGATCTGGGACTCACCGCCGACCAGGCGGCGGAACGGATCGGTAACGAGTCCCGTGCGGCTGCCGTGGCCGCCGGACTGCGGCGCTCGCTCGGCACCGGGTTCGCCGGCGCCCGGGTGAGCGGCGATGCGGCGGAGCTGACCGTCGCCACGACCGATGCCGCGGACACCGGCCGGATCGCCGGAGCCGGCGCGCGGGCCGTCGTCGTCGACCACAGCCTGGCCGAACTCGACTCCGCCAAGGCCGCCCTGGACCGGGTGGCGCTGCGCAAGGCGCCGAAGGACGTGCCCGTCTGGTACGTCGACGTGCGCACCAACCGTGTGGTGGTCCAGGCCGGCCGGGTCGCCGCCGCCGACACCTTCCTCGCCGCGGCCGGGGTCGCGCGTGATCTGGTGACGGTCACCCGAAGTGCCGAGCAGCCGCGCACGTTCGCGGATCTGCGGGGCGGCGACGCGTACTACATGAACGGCTCCGGGCGGTGCTCCATCGGCTTCCCCGTCAAGCGCGGCACCCAGAGCGGCTTCGTCAGCGCCGGGCACTGCGGAACGCCCGGCGTCAGCACCAGCGGATACAACCAGCAGGCCCAGGGCTCCTTCCAGGGATCCACCTTCCCGGGCCGTGACTACTCCTGGGTCGCCACGAACACCAACTGGACACCGCGCCCGCTGGTGAACGGCTACGGCAACGGCGATGTGACGGTCACCGGGTCCACCGAGGCGCTGGAGGGGTCGTCGGTCTGCCGCTCCGGCTCGACGACGGGCTGGCACTGCGGCACGGTCCAGCAGCGCAACACCAGCGTCACCTACCAGGAGGGCACCGTCTCCGGGGTGACCCGCACCAACGTGTGCGCCGAACCGGGCGACTCCGGCGGCTCGTTCATCTCCGGCAGCCAGGCCCAGGGCGTCACCTCGGGCGGGAGCGGCAACTGCTCCCAGGGCGGTACGACGTACTTCCAGCCCCTGAACCCGGCGCTCCAGGCGTACGGACTCACCCTGGTCACCAACGGCACCCCGACCGATCCGCCGGACCCGACGGACCCGCCGACCAACCCGGGCGGCAGCTGGGCGGCAGGCACGTCCTACGCGGCCGGTGACGTGGTGACGTACGGCTCCGCGAGCTACCGCTGCCTCCAGGGACACCAGGCGCAGCCCGGCTGGACGCCCCCGAACGTCCCCGCGCTCTGGCAGGCCCTGTAG
- a CDS encoding ABC transporter ATP-binding protein encodes MNHAAVRLRSVTRSYGRNPGAVTALDGVTLDVPRGTFTAVMGPSGSGKSTLLQCAAGLDRPTGGQVFLGDTELTGLSERKLTLLRRTRIGFVFQAFNLLPSLSAEQNVALPLRLAGRRPKRAEVLDVLERVGLRDRSGHRPGELSGGQQQRVALARALVTRPDVLFGDEPTGALDSETGRQVLTLLRTMVDGGQTVIMVTHDPVAASFADRVLFLADGRVRDELASPSAGQVAARMTRLAALPC; translated from the coding sequence ATGAATCACGCAGCTGTCCGGCTTCGCTCGGTCACCCGGTCCTACGGCAGGAACCCCGGCGCGGTGACCGCGCTCGACGGGGTCACCCTCGACGTCCCCCGGGGCACGTTCACCGCCGTCATGGGCCCGTCGGGCTCCGGCAAGTCGACCTTGCTCCAGTGCGCCGCCGGTCTCGACCGGCCCACCGGCGGGCAGGTGTTCCTCGGCGACACCGAACTGACCGGGCTCAGCGAGCGGAAGCTGACGCTGCTCCGCCGCACCCGCATCGGTTTCGTCTTCCAGGCGTTCAACCTGCTTCCCTCGCTCAGCGCCGAGCAGAACGTCGCCCTCCCGCTGCGGCTGGCGGGCCGCCGGCCGAAGCGGGCCGAGGTCCTGGACGTCCTGGAGCGCGTCGGGCTGCGCGACCGGTCCGGGCACCGGCCCGGTGAGCTCTCCGGCGGCCAGCAGCAGCGCGTGGCCCTGGCCCGCGCCCTGGTCACCCGGCCCGATGTGCTGTTCGGGGACGAACCCACCGGAGCGCTGGACTCCGAGACCGGCCGACAGGTGCTGACGCTGCTGCGCACCATGGTGGACGGCGGCCAGACCGTGATCATGGTGACGCACGACCCGGTCGCCGCCTCCTTCGCGGACCGGGTGCTGTTCCTGGCCGACGGCCGGGTGCGGGACGAGCTGGCCTCCCCGTCCGCCGGGCAGGTCGCGGCGCGCATGACGCGGTTGGCGGCCCTGCCGTGCTGA